The following is a genomic window from Lagenorhynchus albirostris chromosome 2, mLagAlb1.1, whole genome shotgun sequence.
GATGGGTTCTCAGCTAATGGACCTGGGAGGCGGGTGTTGTGGGCTATGTGTGGGTGTGGGTTGGTAGGGAGCCACGAGGGAAAAGCTAGAGCTGCAGGCTGGTGAGTGGTGGTGATGGCGTTAGATTGGAGTGGGGTAACACTGGCCAGAACGTGCTGTAAAGTCTGTGCCTCTACTTGCAGATCCACTCCTTGTACCGCCGCACAGGTGCCAGCTTTCAGAAAGCCCAGCAAGAATTTGCAGCTGGTGTCTTCTCCAACCCTGCGGTGCGAACCGCAGCCGCCAATGCAGCCGCTGGGGCTGCCGAAAATGCCTTCCGGGCACCGTGACCCCTAACTGGGAtgccctggccctgccacttaggGGAGGTGACCTAGCCCCCATCCCTGAGGTCTCTGGGACTTGATGAGATGTCACTACCTGATGTCTTCACTATAGTGCCCCCAGTCCCACAGCCATGACTGCTGAACCTGACTTAAGGGTGTGGGGAGCCCAGTGTGACCCAGTCACtgcttccctcccactccccttcccccaatCAGGCCACACTGCTGCCACCTCTACACACCCCAACCCAGATTCCTTCTGCTGTGCCAAGGCTGTTGCTTcggttatttaaataaaaagaaagtggaaCTGGAACACAAATCATGCCGTTTCCGGAATTTTAATGGGAACTAGGCCTTATGGAAGAGAAAGTGGAGGAGACTAGAATGGAAGCAGAATGTGGACTCCAGAGGGAAGGTCTGACCTGGCCTTAGTGTAGATGGAGAGCTCTCGGGGATGGGACAACAGCGCCCGATGGCAGGcgcaggaagagggagggaagtcCACGGTTGGGGTGGAATCGCGGAGCTGCCAGGAAGCCTAGCTCCCTACCCTTCTCCATTAATGACAGGGAAGAAGCTGCAACTTCTCCTGGGAACACAGCAGGCCGAGGGGCCTGAGAGGCTGGGTGGAGCTCAAGTGGGAGCCGAAAGCGTTGTTAGCTCTGGCGGCCAGCTCGCCCTGCAACCCTGcctcctgctccctccctccctctccccttctccctctccctccctccctccctccttccctctccccctcccacagGGTCTCTGGTGGGGACTACAACTCCCGGGGTGCGCCGCGCTGGCCCTCGCACCATGCCCCTCCTCCCGCACcatcccatccccatccccatcccccgcCTCCAGTCCCGGACCTGCTGCAGCTGAGCTGGGGGAGCAggggtgtggtggggaggggagcggggCTGGCGACCCAGGAGGCGGCGGGGCCGCCGCAGCCTCTCCCCACCAGGCAGCCTCGGATCCCACTGGACACTGAGGGCACACCGACCGCGCCTCTAGAGTCACGCcgcctctcccctcttctctagACTTCTTTCCCATCCTTCTCGCCTTCACCCTTCCCACCCTTCCCTGGGTTCCGGACCGCCGCCCTCTCTTCACTCCCGGACCGGCCCTTCTCGGCGCCTCTCTTCTCTAGGGAGATGCGATGAGCCGGTGCCCCCGCGTCCTCATCGCCGTCCCGGGCACGGTGCCCGTCCAGTGCCCGTGGTGGGGAGGGAGCGCTCCGGGGCCCCTCCGTGACGCCCCTCCCTTGACCCCCTCCTCAGCTGGAGTCCCTGGGCCATGCCCCAGGGGACCCAGCCAGGGGGTGGGGTCTAGAGCgaggggggtggagaggaggaaggacGGGGCCTCGGGCGCCTCTGAGATGCTCCCAAGCGTCAGGGGGGGCCGAGCGAGGCTCAGGCAACCGGGCGGCAGGCATGATGCCCTCGCCTAGTGATTCCAGCCGCTCGCTGACTAGCCGGCCCAGCACCCGGGGCCTTACCCACCTCCGCCTCCACCGGCCCTGGCTGCAGGCTCTGCTCACGCTGGGGCTGGCTCAGGTGCTCCTGGGCATCCTGGTGGTCACCTTCAGCATGGTGGCCTCATCTGTCACCACCACCGAGAGCGTCAAGAGATCCTGCCCGTCTTGGGCTGGATTCTCGGTGAGTTGGGTGCACAGTTGTTGGGTGGGGGAGGCTCCTCGGGCCCCACCCCTCCACACCAGCTGCCAGTCCAAATCCtggcctctcctccctctcctggtCCTCCTCCTCCTTACAGAGCTGGGTGCACCCTGTGGTGAGGGGCTCACTCAGGTGCCTCCCCTGTCAGGCTGAGCCTGTGCCCACTCTATCCCCAGCTGGCGTTTTCCGGGGTGGTTGGCATTGTGTCTTGGAAGCGGCCGTTCACTCTAGTGGTAGGTGCCAGGGTCTGATGCCCACGGGGAGGCAGGTGCCTAGCACCTGAGGGGATGCCTATTTATGCCCTCGAAAAGGGAATTGACTCTCCCATTCACGCTGTCCAGGCACAAATGTCTGTGAGGAGGGTGGCTCCATCTGCGGTAGAGGGTACTCTTGGGGTCCCAGCCCTGAGTCTGTGCCCTGTTTCCCCCagatttccttcttctccttgctTTCGGTGCTCTGTGTCATGCTCAGCATGGCTGGCTCTGTTCTCTCCTGTAAAAACGCTCAGCTGGCCCGAGACTTCCAAGAATGCATCTTGGTGAGATTTGAGGAAAGAGAGCCTGAGAGTGCTGGTTGGGGGAGGTGCGCAGGACAACCTGGGCTTGTCCTGATTCAGGCTGCCTCACCCTCTCCACTCCCACTCAGGACGGAAAGGTCTGTGTGTGCTGCCCTCCTGTTCCTCTGCTGCGGCCCTGTCCAGAGTCAGGGCAGGAACTGAAAGTTGCCCCTAACTCCACCTGTGATGAAGCCCGAGGGGCCCTCAAGGTGAGCATGCACCCGCCCCTCCACCTCCGCCATTCCTTCCTCTCCCGCCATCTTCCTGGTTCTCACCCTTCTGCCTCCTCCTGGAGTCCTCACAGGCCCCAAGTATGTGGGATTTACTCCACCCTAGGCTCCTCTcacatccctctctctctcttgccttcCCCAGAACTTGCTCTTTAGCATCTGTGGGCTCACGGTTTGTGCCGCCATAATCTGTACTCTCTCTGCTATTGTTTGCTGCATCCAAATCTTCTCCCTGGACCTTGTGCACACGGTGAGTGGGGAGCCGGGGTCAAGGCTGAGAAGGTAGGATGCGGGCAGGGTGTGTGTGCTGGGATTGGGCTTGAGGGGTGATGGTTACAGTGCTGGCTTTTGAGCACCAGGGGCTGTGCAGGGTCACCTGTTAGGCATGTCTGTTGCAGGGATATTTAGGGTGTCCAAAGGAGGGTGAGGAGGGAAATGACAGGGAGTAAGAGAAGTATGTGATGCCAGTCTGGGGGCATTGAAGAGTGGGACTAAAAGTTGGGCGGAGTCAGGAAGGTCttagatgggggtggggataatGGGTTGATGTTCTGGTGGGGACAGAGAACAGATAGTGATTCTGGGTGCAGAAAGGTCCATGTAGAGGAGGACTTTCTAGATGGGCAGGGCAAGAGCTGAAGGTCCTCGGCTGGGACAGGGTTAGAGGAGGAACTGGTTTGGCAAAGGGGCCAGAACTGAGCTTCTTGGAGGGGGTGGGGCCAGAAAATGTAGATGAGAGAGGAGTTTGAGAGCCAAGGAGCTGTATTCCCAGAAACCAAGTTTGCTGACTTGCTTGCTCCCCAGCAGTTGGCCCCTGAGCACTCAGTCTCAGGCCCTCTGGGGCCTCTGGGCTGTACATCCtcgcccccagcccctctcctacACACCATGCTGGACTTGGAGGAATTTGTACCGCCTGTGCCCCCGCCGCCCTACTATCCCCCAGAGTACACCTGCAGCtcagaaacagatgcacagagGTGAGGCCAGGTGGAATCTGTGGGGAAACTAAGGAAGGCGACTGGGGCTGAGGCCGGGGATTGGTGGGGAGGGATCTTTTTGGAATAGGAGTTCTTTCCCAGGCTTTGACCCTCTCCCTCATCCTGCCAGCATCACCTACAATGGCTCCATGGACAGCCCGGTGCCCCTGTATCCTACTGATTGCCCCCCTTCTTATGAGGCCGTCATGGGGCTACGAGGAGACAGCCAGGTGAGAGCAGGGTTTGGTGTGGGCTGGGGAGTCAGAAATAGAGCCTGAAAAGCTGGGTGAGCAGCTGTCACTGGATAAAGATAATACTAGTTCTCATGATCTTTATAGCACTAGCACATTCGCTGTCATCTTTGATCTGCCTGAGAGCTTGGAGAGGTGGGTGGGGTAAGAActatgatttccattttacagatgtggaaactgaggcccacataAGTGACTTGAACAAAGTGACAAAGCTGGACTGGAATCTAGGTCTCCAGAGCTCTGTCCAGCCTGTGGCATGGCCTAATCAGTGTGTAGGGCTTGACCCTTGACCCTTGTGTCTTCTGCAGGCCACTCTGTTTGATCCTCAGCTTCATGATGGCTCCTGCATCTGTGAGCGAGTGGCCTCCATTGTAGATGGTGAGCAGAAAGTGGGGAGGGTGGACAAGGTCTGGGATGCCTGGGATAGCAGAGCTgggtgtggggggcagagggggagagATGAGACCAAGTTGGTGGTTGAGGGACAAATGAGGGCTGGGGCTTCTTGCAAACCTGGGCTTAGTTGTCTCCTCTGAGATAAAACTGGAGGCAGGATGGCCCGCAAGAGGCTGGGCCTGAGAAAAGAGGAACCGCCTGGGCCCGGCCAGGCTGGTGCTACCCGGCAGCCCCTACCACCCACAGTGTCCATGGACAGCGGGTCTCTGGTGCTGTCAGCCATCGGTGACCTCCCCGGGGGCTCCAGCCCGTCGGAGGACTCGTGCCTGCTGGAGCTGCAGGGCTCCGTGCGCTCCGTTGACTACGTGCTCTTCCGCTCTATTCAGCGCAGCCGCGCCGGCTACTGCCTCAGCCTGGACTGCGGCCTGCGGGGCCCCTTTGAGGACAGCCCCCTGCCCCGGCGGCCCCCGAGAGCTGCCCGCTCCTATTCCTGCTCTGCCCCCGAGGCCCCACCCCCGCTGGGTGCCCCCACAGCTGCCCGAAGCTGCCACCGGCTGGAGGGCTGGCCGCCTTGGGTGGGACCCTGCTTCCCCGAGCTGAGGCGGCGGGTCCCCCGGGGAGGCAGCCGGccagctgcagcccctcccccccgAGCCCCGGCTCGCCGCTTCAGCGATAGCTCAGGTTCCCTCACCCCACCGGGGCACCGGCCTCCTCAGCCGGCTCCCCGACCACCGCTGCTGCTGCCACGGTCCCACAGTGACCCGGGCATCACCACCTCCAGCGACACCGGTGAGCCGCCACAAGGTTCAGGAGAGGGCAGGCACTGGGAGTTAGAGGGCCAGTGATACCCACCAGGATTTGGGACACTGTTGAGGTCCCTGGGGAGGAAGAACGGGTGAATTCACTCCTGCGGTAGACACTTCTTATGTCACCTCCTAGAAATACATCAATAGCTTAGTGGCTAAAAGAAGAGGATTTGGTATTTGGAACGCAGTCTCACAGTTCCCAGCTTGGGCTAGTTACCTACcctctccaagcttcagtttttcacctgtaaaacaggTATAATAACAGTACCTCACCATAGGTACTGTGGAGTTACCGAGGCGAGATGCAGGTCAAGTGCTTAGCCCTGGCACAGAAAGTGTTTGTCATTaccattatgtgccaggtactggagaggctgcagcagggcACGATAGTGCCTTAGTCCCTGATTTGGTGGATCGTACCATCTAGTTGCTGGTGGACCTGAGCAGAGATGATGCCCCCCTGGTTGGGAATGGGGTGTGGAAGCTGGGCTTGAGTTCTCAGGAGGGCCGTGAGATTGGAGGGCGCATCTACTGAGCACTCCCACTCagtccctgtctctctcttccttctcagcTGAATTCAGGGACCTTTATACCAAAGTGCTTGAGGAAGAAGCTGCTTCCATTTCCTCTGCAGATACAGGTGAGGCATATGGTTGGtgcccagggggcagtgggtAGGGGAGTAATGCCTGGCCTTTTCTGCACCTCCCATTCCAcccactctccctctccctctctctgtctctccagggCTCTGCTCTGAAGCCTGCCTCTTCCGTCTAGCCCGTTGCCCTTCCCCCAAGTTGCTACGTGCCCGCTCAGCCGAGAAACGGCACCCTGTGCCCACCTTCCAGAAGGTCCCCCTGCCCTCAGGCCCTGCACCTGCCCACTCCCTGGGGGACCTGAAGGGCAGCTGGCCAGGCCGCGGCTTGGTCACTCGTTTCCTCCAGATGTCTAGGAAGGCCCCAGACCCCAATGGGAATGGAGCCCATGGACATAAGCAGGTAGAGTGAGGGGATCCAGGGAAGACACCCAGGAAAGCCTGGTGTTTCAGGTGGGACCACACTGATGCTCTTTCCTGTGGCCCCATCTAG
Proteins encoded in this region:
- the ENTREP3 gene encoding protein ENTREP3 isoform X1, whose product is MMPSPSDSSRSLTSRPSTRGLTHLRLHRPWLQALLTLGLAQVLLGILVVTFSMVASSVTTTESVKRSCPSWAGFSLAFSGVVGIVSWKRPFTLVISFFSLLSVLCVMLSMAGSVLSCKNAQLARDFQECILDGKVCVCCPPVPLLRPCPESGQELKVAPNSTCDEARGALKNLLFSICGLTVCAAIICTLSAIVCCIQIFSLDLVHTQLAPEHSVSGPLGPLGCTSSPPAPLLHTMLDLEEFVPPVPPPPYYPPEYTCSSETDAQSITYNGSMDSPVPLYPTDCPPSYEAVMGLRGDSQATLFDPQLHDGSCICERVASIVDVSMDSGSLVLSAIGDLPGGSSPSEDSCLLELQGSVRSVDYVLFRSIQRSRAGYCLSLDCGLRGPFEDSPLPRRPPRAARSYSCSAPEAPPPLGAPTAARSCHRLEGWPPWVGPCFPELRRRVPRGGSRPAAAPPPRAPARRFSDSSGSLTPPGHRPPQPAPRPPLLLPRSHSDPGITTSSDTAEFRDLYTKVLEEEAASISSADTGLCSEACLFRLARCPSPKLLRARSAEKRHPVPTFQKVPLPSGPAPAHSLGDLKGSWPGRGLVTRFLQMSRKAPDPNGNGAHGHKQVPRSPWGRPGRESLHLRSCGDLSSGSSLRRLLSGRRLERGTRPHSLSLNGGSEETGL
- the ENTREP3 gene encoding protein ENTREP3 isoform X3 — encoded protein: MMPSPSDSSRSLTSRPSTRGLTHLRLHRPWLQALLTLGLAQVLLGILVVTFSMVASSVTTTESVKRSCPSWAGFSISFFSLLSVLCVMLSMAGSVLSCKNAQLARDFQECILDGKVCVCCPPVPLLRPCPESGQELKVAPNSTCDEARGALKNLLFSICGLTVCAAIICTLSAIVCCIQIFSLDLVHTQLAPEHSVSGPLGPLGCTSSPPAPLLHTMLDLEEFVPPVPPPPYYPPEYTCSSETDAQSITYNGSMDSPVPLYPTDCPPSYEAVMGLRGDSQATLFDPQLHDGSCICERVASIVDVSMDSGSLVLSAIGDLPGGSSPSEDSCLLELQGSVRSVDYVLFRSIQRSRAGYCLSLDCGLRGPFEDSPLPRRPPRAARSYSCSAPEAPPPLGAPTAARSCHRLEGWPPWVGPCFPELRRRVPRGGSRPAAAPPPRAPARRFSDSSGSLTPPGHRPPQPAPRPPLLLPRSHSDPGITTSSDTAEFRDLYTKVLEEEAASISSADTGLCSEACLFRLARCPSPKLLRARSAEKRHPVPTFQKVPLPSGPAPAHSLGDLKGSWPGRGLVTRFLQMSRKAPDPNGNGAHGHKQVPRSPWGRPGRESLHLRSCGDLSSGSSLRRLLSGRRLERGTRPHSLSLNGGSEETGL
- the ENTREP3 gene encoding protein ENTREP3 isoform X2 gives rise to the protein MMPSPSDSSRSLTSRPSTRGLTHLRLHRPWLQALLTLGLAQVLLGILVVTFSMVASSVTTTESVKRSCPSWAGFSLAFSGVVGIVSWKRPFTLVISFFSLLSVLCVMLSMAGSVLSCKNAQLARDFQECILDGKVCVCCPPVPLLRPCPESGQELKVAPNSTCDEARGALKNLLFSICGLTVCAAIICTLSAIVCCIQIFSLDLVHTLAPEHSVSGPLGPLGCTSSPPAPLLHTMLDLEEFVPPVPPPPYYPPEYTCSSETDAQSITYNGSMDSPVPLYPTDCPPSYEAVMGLRGDSQATLFDPQLHDGSCICERVASIVDVSMDSGSLVLSAIGDLPGGSSPSEDSCLLELQGSVRSVDYVLFRSIQRSRAGYCLSLDCGLRGPFEDSPLPRRPPRAARSYSCSAPEAPPPLGAPTAARSCHRLEGWPPWVGPCFPELRRRVPRGGSRPAAAPPPRAPARRFSDSSGSLTPPGHRPPQPAPRPPLLLPRSHSDPGITTSSDTAEFRDLYTKVLEEEAASISSADTGLCSEACLFRLARCPSPKLLRARSAEKRHPVPTFQKVPLPSGPAPAHSLGDLKGSWPGRGLVTRFLQMSRKAPDPNGNGAHGHKQVPRSPWGRPGRESLHLRSCGDLSSGSSLRRLLSGRRLERGTRPHSLSLNGGSEETGL